A section of the Acidobacterium capsulatum ATCC 51196 genome encodes:
- a CDS encoding ABC transporter ATP-binding protein, whose protein sequence is MATMAPHSTAAAEQLTGTAPIELIGLTHDYGSRLALDHLSFRVNRGEIFGLLGPNGSGKTTLFRILSTLMVPSSGTARILGFDAAREPNRVREKIGIVFQARSVDIKLTVGENLKHQGHLYGLSGARLKKRIHEVLERVALLDRINDNVEELSGGMQRRVELAKGLIHSPEVLLLDEPSTGLDPGARRDLWLYLRMLRDEEGVSVLVTTHLMEEAEHCDRLAILSTGQLVALGAPFDLKSEIGGDMVTFEAASPAQAAELAARMRERFLVDPTVLGTSVRLEREEGHRFVTQVVEAFPGFVESISVAKPSLEDVFIQRTGHRFWTEAQSE, encoded by the coding sequence GGCGACAATGGCACCTCATTCCACGGCTGCAGCCGAGCAGTTGACCGGCACGGCGCCGATTGAGCTGATCGGCCTGACGCACGATTATGGCAGCCGGCTTGCACTCGATCATCTGAGCTTTCGCGTGAATCGCGGAGAGATCTTTGGCCTGCTGGGCCCGAATGGCAGCGGCAAGACGACGCTGTTCCGCATTCTCTCGACACTGATGGTGCCCTCCAGCGGCACGGCGCGCATTCTGGGCTTTGACGCCGCCAGGGAGCCGAATCGCGTGCGCGAGAAGATCGGCATCGTTTTTCAGGCGCGCAGCGTGGACATCAAGCTGACGGTGGGCGAAAACCTGAAGCACCAGGGCCATCTGTACGGGCTGAGCGGCGCGCGGCTCAAGAAGCGCATTCATGAAGTGCTGGAGCGTGTGGCGCTGCTGGACCGCATCAACGACAACGTGGAAGAGCTCTCAGGCGGCATGCAGCGGCGCGTGGAGCTGGCCAAGGGGCTGATTCATTCGCCCGAGGTACTGCTGCTCGATGAGCCCTCGACGGGGCTGGACCCCGGCGCGCGCCGCGACCTGTGGCTCTATCTGCGGATGCTGCGCGATGAGGAAGGCGTCTCGGTTCTGGTGACGACGCACCTGATGGAAGAGGCCGAGCACTGCGACCGGCTGGCGATTCTGAGCACGGGGCAACTGGTGGCGCTGGGCGCACCATTTGATTTGAAGAGCGAGATTGGCGGCGACATGGTCACCTTTGAAGCCGCGTCTCCGGCTCAGGCCGCGGAGCTGGCGGCGCGCATGCGCGAGCGCTTTCTGGTGGATCCGACGGTGCTGGGCACCTCGGTGCGCCTGGAGCGCGAAGAAGGCCATCGCTTTGTGACGCAGGTGGTCGAGGCGTTTCCCGGATTTGTGGAGAGCATCTCGGTCGCCAAGCCGAGCCTCGAAGACGTATTTATTCAACGCACGGGTCACCGCTTCTGGACAGAAGCGCAGAGCGAGTAA